A window of the Cheilinus undulatus linkage group 21, ASM1832078v1, whole genome shotgun sequence genome harbors these coding sequences:
- the LOC121503662 gene encoding uncharacterized protein LOC121503662, producing MSAARKELKKALWNYTADTLTDINTVRKFCGSVSKWMLWRESELVILIDIKERADDIDLNFKHVTQSENKGEAFKKFVKSKKKVDSRREELKKELSAVLKDTLVELENLHHFLDAVEKLVATSLHVFMEDRQVVLPLPEGVSLEDVQDVIVAARWICPLLLEFKRDEKAFFLPKLQNVEVLAYQLDRYIQTTQKICAMLKKSTLSDFTLKIPPYLSGSVDAGLSEDNTQRMLDHIDQLNKIRMNQNFRLVFLFDDEVCSVFLNEFSDRKPRLLQSLDELEEVAVQLDSMNKGAKISSVVGSSVGAVGGILSIVGLALSPVTAGVSLGLTMAGVGLGITSGVNGAVTTATEIGVNSSQQKKAGEVFQRIMEDMQSLHDYLEEAKIETSQLDVAVGVGRLFGKAGGIAKGIDSLVYAASAFKVLGQEGKAVVTASRVASDVPDIRKAAAKGPLALSNAARAGLIGLNAFFLGMDVFFICKDGISLAKGSETELSKFIRARVELWRSEINAWEKMHDSLKDGLLKSEKNKAILETPFYPEM from the exons ATGTCAGCTGCCAG aaaagaactcaagaagGCGCTGTGGAACTACACAGCAGACACCCTCACTGACATCAACACAGTGAGAAAATTTTGTGGCAGTGTGTCTAAATGGATGCTTTGGAGGGAATCAGAGCTGGTCATTCTGATAGACATCAAAGAGAGAGCCGACGACATCGACCTTAACTTCAAACATGTTACCCAGTCGGAGAACAAGGGAGAAGCCTTTAAGAAATTTGTGAAGAGCAAGAAGAAGGTAGACAGCAGACGTGAGGAGCTGAAGAAGGAGCTGTCCGCAGTGCTGAAGGACACCCTGGTGGAGCTGGAGAACCTCCACCACTTCCTGGATGCAGTGGAGAAGCTGGTGGCTACCTCCCTTCATGTGTTCATGGAGGACAGGCAGGTGGTGTTACCCCTGCCAGAGGGGGTCAGCTTAGAGGATGTCCAGGATGTCATCGTTGCAGCACGGTGGATCTGCCCTCTGCTCCTGGAGtttaaaagagatgaaaaagcCTTCTTCCTCCCTAAACTGCAGAATGTGGAAGTGCTTGCATATCAGCTGGACAGATACATCCAGACCACCCAGAAGATCTGTGCGATGTTAAAGAAAAG CACTTTGAGTGACTTCACTCTGAAGATACCTCCATATCTCTCGGGATCTGTGGATGCAGGTTTGTCAGAAGACAACACACAGAGGATGCTGGATCACATCGATCAGCTGAATAAAATCAG GATGAACCAGAACTTCCGTTTGGTTTTCTTGTTTGATGATGAAGTCTGCTCTGTCTTCCTCAATGAGTTCAGCGATCGTAAACCCCGCCTTCTGCAGTCTCTGGATGAGCTAGAGGAGGTCGCCGTCCAGCTTGACTCCATGAATAAGGGAGCGAAAATCTCCAGTGTGGTGGGCAGTTCAGTTGGAGCGGTAGGAGGCATACTCTCCATTGTTGGTTTGGCGTTGAGTCCTGTAACAGCTGGAGTGTCTTTGGGTCTTACTATGGCAGGTGTGGGGCTCGGTATCACCAGTGGGGTTAATGGGGCTGTCACCACTGCCACAGAGATCGGGGTGAACAGCTCACAGCAAAAGAAAGCTGGTGAGGTCTTCCAGAGGATCATGGAGGACATGCAGAGTCTCCATGATTATCTGGAGGAGGCCAAAATTGAGACAAGTCAGCTAGATGTCGCTGTGGGAGTGGGCAGATTGTTTGGCAAGGCTGGCGGCATTGCAAAAGGCATCGATTCACTTGTTTATGCTGCCTCTGCTTTTAAAGTGCTTGGTCAGGAAGGTAAAGCTGTAGTTACTGCTTCAAGGGTGGCTTCAGACGTCCCAGATATCAGAAAGGCAGCAGCTAAAGGGCCTCTCGCCCTCTCCAATGCCGCTAGAGCTGGATTAATTGGGCTCAATGCTTTTTTCCTGGGCATGGATGTCTTCTTCATCTGCAAAGACGGCATCAGTCTGGCCAAGGGGAGCGAGACTGAACTGTCAAAGTTCATCAGAGCCAGAGTTGAGCTTTGGCGCTCAGAGATCAATGCATGGGAGAAGATGCATGATTCCCTAAAGGACGGTCTGctgaaatcagagaaaaacaaagctaTCCTGGAGACGCCTTTTTACCCAGAGATGTAA